The Rhizobium leguminosarum genome includes a region encoding these proteins:
- the lspA gene encoding signal peptidase II, with product MTEQTHARPALFSRPAPILIFIVVAVLIDQAVKITVDHYLPLQEAVPVVPMLALYRTYNLGVAFSMLSGMDGWFIVGMRLVIVAFVIWLWYRTAKDRWIAHLGYALIIAGAIGNLVDRFAYGHVIDYILFYTESWSFAVFNLADSFITIGAGCVILDELLLPKKASR from the coding sequence ATGACCGAACAGACGCATGCACGCCCGGCGCTGTTTTCGCGCCCGGCACCGATCCTCATCTTCATCGTCGTCGCCGTTCTCATCGACCAGGCCGTCAAGATCACTGTTGATCATTACCTGCCGCTGCAGGAGGCGGTGCCCGTCGTTCCGATGCTGGCGCTCTACCGGACCTACAATCTCGGCGTCGCCTTTTCGATGCTATCAGGCATGGACGGCTGGTTCATCGTCGGCATGCGTCTCGTCATCGTCGCCTTCGTCATCTGGCTATGGTACCGCACGGCGAAGGATCGCTGGATCGCTCATCTCGGTTATGCGCTGATCATCGCAGGCGCGATCGGCAATCTCGTTGACCGCTTCGCCTATGGGCATGTGATCGATTACATTCTTTTCTACACCGAGAGCTGGTCATTCGCTGTCTTCAATCTCGCCGACAGTTTCATCACCATCGGCGCCGGCTGCGTCATTCTCGACGAACTGCTGCTGCCGAAAAAGGCCAGCCGCTAA
- a CDS encoding TrmH family RNA methyltransferase produces MSKDFHDRGPRRVGQVKEVTSLANPIIKDIKALTNKKSREESGTFLAEGLKLVIDAIELGWAIRTLVYAKGAKGKPLVEQMAAKTVASGGLVLEVSEKVIASITRRDNPQMVVGIFEQRWTPLKGIRPSEGETWVALDRVRDPGNLGTIIRTADAAGASGIILLGETTDPFSLETVRATMGSVFAVPVARATPEEFIAWRKSAGVSVVATHLAGAVDYRTIDYRKKPVVLLMGNEQSGLPEQLAREADALARIPQQGRADSLNLAVATAVMLFEARRHLLSLAEGK; encoded by the coding sequence ATGAGCAAGGACTTCCACGATCGGGGACCGCGCAGGGTCGGACAGGTGAAGGAAGTCACTTCGCTCGCCAATCCGATCATCAAGGATATCAAGGCGCTGACGAACAAGAAGTCTCGCGAGGAAAGCGGTACTTTCCTCGCCGAAGGACTGAAGCTCGTCATCGATGCGATCGAACTCGGCTGGGCGATCCGCACGCTGGTCTATGCCAAGGGCGCCAAGGGCAAGCCGCTGGTCGAGCAGATGGCGGCAAAGACCGTCGCCTCGGGCGGGCTGGTGCTCGAGGTCAGCGAAAAGGTGATCGCCTCGATCACCCGCCGCGACAATCCGCAGATGGTCGTCGGCATCTTCGAGCAGCGCTGGACGCCGCTGAAGGGTATCCGACCGAGCGAGGGCGAGACATGGGTGGCGCTCGACCGGGTACGCGACCCCGGCAATCTCGGCACCATCATCCGCACGGCTGATGCGGCTGGGGCTTCCGGCATCATACTTCTCGGAGAAACGACCGATCCCTTCTCGCTCGAAACGGTGCGGGCAACCATGGGCTCGGTCTTTGCCGTTCCGGTCGCGCGGGCGACGCCTGAGGAATTCATTGCCTGGCGGAAATCGGCCGGCGTTTCCGTCGTCGCGACACATCTTGCCGGCGCGGTCGATTACCGGACGATCGACTACCGGAAAAAGCCCGTCGTGCTGTTGATGGGCAACGAACAATCCGGCCTGCCCGAGCAGTTGGCCAGGGAGGCCGACGCGCTTGCCCGCATTCCGCAGCAGGGCCGCGCCGATTCACTCAACCTCGCCGTCGCCACCGCCGTCATGCTTTTCGAGGCACGCCGCCATCTCCTCTCACTTGCCGAGGGCAAATGA
- a CDS encoding class I SAM-dependent methyltransferase translates to MTRSGERPTERVPVILESLGAGDFHLIDSGNGEKLEQYGPYRIIRPEAQALWRPSLPAHIWEKVDAAFTGDTDEEGTGRWRFPKEALGETWPLNLLGVDFLGRFTSFRHVGVFPEQIVHWSWMKDEVEKAGRPLKVLNLFGYTGVASLVAAAAGAEVTHVDASKKAIGWARENQALGRMEKLPIRWICEDAMKFILREERRGSQYDIILTDPPKFGRGPNGEVWHLFEHLPLMLDVCREILSPKAVGLVLTAYSIRASFYSIHELMRETMRGAGGVVESGELVIREAGTDGKTQGRALSTSLFSRWVPK, encoded by the coding sequence ATGACACGCAGCGGCGAGCGCCCGACCGAGCGCGTGCCGGTCATCCTCGAATCGCTCGGGGCCGGCGACTTCCATCTGATCGACAGCGGCAACGGCGAAAAACTCGAGCAATACGGCCCCTATCGCATCATCCGTCCGGAAGCCCAGGCGCTGTGGCGGCCTTCTCTGCCCGCCCATATCTGGGAAAAGGTCGATGCCGCCTTCACCGGCGACACCGACGAGGAAGGCACCGGCCGCTGGCGCTTCCCGAAGGAGGCACTCGGCGAGACCTGGCCGCTCAACCTGCTCGGCGTCGATTTCCTCGGCCGCTTCACCTCCTTCCGCCATGTCGGCGTCTTCCCCGAACAGATCGTGCACTGGAGCTGGATGAAGGATGAGGTCGAAAAGGCCGGCCGGCCGCTGAAAGTGCTGAACCTCTTCGGTTATACCGGCGTCGCCTCGCTGGTTGCCGCCGCTGCCGGCGCCGAGGTCACCCATGTCGACGCCTCGAAGAAGGCGATCGGCTGGGCGCGGGAAAACCAGGCGCTCGGGCGCATGGAGAAGCTGCCGATCCGCTGGATCTGCGAGGATGCGATGAAATTCATCCTGCGCGAGGAACGCCGCGGCAGCCAATACGATATCATCCTCACCGATCCGCCGAAATTCGGCCGTGGCCCCAATGGCGAAGTCTGGCATCTCTTCGAACATCTGCCGTTGATGCTCGATGTCTGCCGCGAGATCCTGTCGCCGAAGGCGGTGGGCCTGGTGCTGACGGCCTATTCGATCCGCGCCAGCTTCTATTCGATCCACGAGCTGATGCGCGAGACGATGCGGGGCGCCGGCGGTGTGGTCGAATCCGGCGAGTTGGTGATTCGCGAAGCCGGCACCGACGGCAAGACGCAGGGCCGCGCGCTTTCCACCTCCCTCTTTTCCCGCTGGGTGCCGAAATGA